One genomic region from Nitrospira sp. encodes:
- a CDS encoding DUF192 domain-containing protein, which translates to MPTSNASDGGLIHIQTPSGITIHAEIADTPLKRTVGLMYRDHLNKDHGMLFFFSQPQAWSFWMKNTKIALDLIWLDAKKRVIHIERNVPICTKTDDSCPQYRPNSDDAMYVLEIGGGTVDGYKIEKGTTLLFGRP; encoded by the coding sequence ATGCCGACATCCAACGCCTCTGACGGAGGGCTCATACATATCCAGACTCCCTCGGGCATCACGATCCATGCCGAGATCGCCGATACGCCATTGAAGCGTACCGTCGGCTTGATGTATCGGGATCACTTGAATAAAGATCATGGGATGTTATTTTTCTTCAGTCAGCCGCAAGCCTGGTCATTCTGGATGAAAAACACCAAGATCGCACTCGATCTGATTTGGCTCGACGCCAAAAAACGGGTCATCCATATCGAACGCAATGTTCCGATTTGCACGAAGACCGACGACTCCTGTCCTCAATACCGCCCCAACAGTGATGATGCGATGTATGTGCTCGAAATTGGGGGTGGTACAGTCGACGGGTACAAGATTGAGAAAGGGACAACACTGCTGTTCGGCCGGCCTTAG